The Mycolicibacterium parafortuitum nucleotide sequence GAGCACCGGCACCCGCAGCGACGGGCACGGCGGAGACCAACCCGGTCGGTGCGGTGTACCGCGAGATCGCACCGTCGCAGATCGATCCGAACCCCAAGCAGCCGCGCCAGGTGTTCGACGAGGAAGCCCTCAACGAACTGGTGCATTCGATCCGCGAGTTCGGCCTGATGCAGCCGATCGTGGTGCGCGCGACCCCGGTGGAGCCGGGTACGGCGCCTCGCTACCAGCTGGTCATGGGGGAGCGTCGGTGGCGGGCCGCTCAACAGGCCGGCGTCGCGACCATCCCGGCGATCGTCCGCGAGACCACCGACGACAACCTGCTGCGGGACGCTCTGCTGGAGAACATCCACCGCGTGCAGCTGAATCCGTTGGAAGAGGCCGCGGCGTACCAGCAGCTGCTCGAGGAGTTCGGGGTCACCCACGAGGAACTGGCGTCGCGGATCGGTCGGTCCAGGCCGTTGATCACCAACATGATCCGGCTGCTGCGCCTGCCGATCGCGGTCCAGCGGCGAGTCGCGGCCGGCGTGCTCTCGGCCGGACACGCCCGTGCGCTGCTCTCGCTCGAGGGCGGCCCCGAGGTCCAGGAGGAGCTCGCAGCGCGCATCGTCGCCGAGGGTCTGTCGGTGCGCGCGACCGAAGAGGCGGTGACACTGGCCAACCGCAACGGCCCGACACCGCCGGCGGCACCGCGCCGCAAGCCGATTCAGATGCCCGGTCTGCAGGATGTGGCCGAGCAGCTGTCGACGGCGTTCGACACCCGTGTCACGGTCAGCCTCGGGAAGCGGAAGGGCAAGATCGTCGTCGAATTCGGTTCGGTGGACGATTTGCAGCGCATTGTGGAGTTGATGAACGCGTCACAGCAATGACCCATCGCACCGGCGAATTACGTCACTGTGACACACCCTCGGACCGCTTCGGTGGGGGCGGGGAACGGTGTTGGAAACGTGATGTGGCGCAGGTGAATTGGATTCGCTGCACCGGCAATGCCGGTTTTGGTGCCCACGCTGGCCCGGTTCGGCGCCGGGCTTCTATCCTGGATGGGCAGTCGTACGTTTCGGCGCGACGAAGAGACCGGGATTTTCAGTGGCTACACGGATAACGCCCCTGCGGCTCGAGGCTTTCGAGCAGCTACCCAAGCATGCGCGGCGATGCGTGTACTGGGAGGTCGACCCGGACATCGTCGGCGGCGGTGACAGCCTCTCCGATCCCGAATTCGAGAAGGAAGCCTGGCTGTCCATGGTCATGCTCGAGTGGGGATCGTGCGGGCAGCTCGTCGTCGAATGCCGCGACACCTCCGATGACGAACCCCCGGCTCTCTCGGATGACGACCCCTGCCTCGGATACGTGTTCTACGCACCCCCGCGGTCGGTACCCCGCGCGATCCGGTTCCCGACGGGACCGGTCAGCGCGGACGCGGTACTGCTGACCACCCTCGGGATCGAGGCTGGGCAGAACAGCGACGAGCTGTCCCACGCGTTGATCGGCGCCGTGGTCGCGGATCTGGTCCGCCGCGGTGTGCGGGCGCTGGAGGCCTACGGCCGCACCGACCGCGTCGGCGAATTGGCGCAACGCGATACCGTTCCGCCGGACTGCCGGCCGGTGACCGACGCGCTCGGGGACTGTTCGGTGGAACAGTGTGTACTCGACGCGGACCTGCTGCTCGATGCCGGGTTCGTCGTGGTATCGCATCACACGTATTTCCCACGGCTACGGCTCGAGCTCGAGCAGGGACTCGGCTGGAAGGCCGGGGTCGAAGCCGCCCTGGAGCGTCTGCTGGAAAGTGCGCAGTTGCAGCAACCCGTGGGTGCGGGCGCGAGCTGCGTCTGAGCTGAAGGGCCGCGACTCAGCCGCGGCGGGCCTGCTCCACGGCGAGTTCGTGGGCGAGCAGTTCGGCGAAGGTGAACGTGCCGGTCGGACGGTCGTTCTTGCCGAGCAGGTACAGCCGCTTCACGGCGGCGAGGATCCCCTCGGCGATCGCATCGCGGGCAGTGGGGGACACCAGCGTCGCGCGGTCGTTCGGGTTGGTGATGTAGCCGACGTCCACCTGCACGGTCGGCATCCGGGTCAGGCGCAGCAGGTCCCAGGTGCGTCCGTGTACGCGGCAGTCCCGTAATCCGGTTCGCGCCACCACTTCTCGCTGGATGAAGTCGGCGAGATTGCGTCCGATGGTGGACACCGAACCATGCGAGTTACCGAAGTGGAACGACGCGACGCCATTCGGCGCCGACGAGGCCTGGGTGGCGCACCGGAGACTGATCATCATGTCCGCGCCGACGGTATTCGCCGTCGCCGCGCGCTCGGCGTCGGTGGGGGAGTTGGTCGCCGACCGCGACAGGAACGTCTCGATGCCGATCGCGGTCATCCGGCCCTCGAGGCGACTGGCCAAGTCCCACAGGATGTCTGCTTCGCTGATCGGTCCCGACGGACCGTTGACGATCACACCGTGGTCGGTGCCGCCGCGGCCCGGGTCGAGGATGATCCGCTTGCCGGACAGCCGCGGGCCGGAGCTGCGGACCAGTTCCTCCTCGCGGATCGCGTGCGGTGAGCCGCCGGTGACGCGGGCGCCGAGAAAATACAACGAGCGCAACGTTTCCGGACCACAGATGCCGTCGGGGTAGAGGCCGTACTCGCGCTGGTACGACGACAACGCGTTGTGGGTCTGCAATCCGAAGTGACCGTCGACCAGACCGGTGTAGAAACCGAGATCCTGCAGGCGCGCCTGCAGTGTCGCGACGTCGTCGCCGTACATCGGTGCACCGAATTGGTGGTTCAGGGTGCGGGCGCCGAGCCGGTAGGAGGCTTCTTTGAGCGCCCGGTAGGTGGCCTCGCCGACGACGCCGTCGACGAGCAGCCCGCGGTGCTGCTGGAAGGCGCGCACAGCGCGGTCGAGTTCCTCGTCGAACAGATCCAGGGCGACGTGCTTGCCGGTGGTCAGGTCGTCGTCGGGGTTCTCGAGCATGCCGAGCGCCGCGAGAGCGGCTCTGATCTCGGTGACCGCACCCCCGCGGTCACCGCGACGCAGACTCGACATAGGCCGATTCTCTCAGACGGATTCCCGATTCGAGAAAACCCCAGGAGCGAACCGCACCCGCGATTCGCACATCTTCGGGGTGATCAGACAGGGATCAGACGACGTCGGCGATCTCGCGCAGCAGCGCTGCCTTGCCCTTCGCACCGACGATGCGCTTGACCGGCTGCCCGTCCTTGAACAGGATCATCGTCGGGATCGAGACCACCTGGAAGTCGCGGGCGGTGGCCGGGTTCTCGTCGACGTCGAGCTTTGCGACGGTCAGGGAGCCGGCCTTCTCGGACGCGATCTCCTCGAGAACCGGGGCGACCATCTTGCACGGTCCGCACCAGGTGGCCCAGAAGTCCACCAGGACGGGGGTTCCGCTTGACAGGACGTCGTCGGAGAACGAGTCGTCGGTCACGGTGACCGTGCTGGAATCGCTCATTGTTGTGCTCCTATCAGGTCGGTGTCGTCCGTTGTGGTGGAGGTACGTTCGCCGGGCTCGGCGTGCTCGGCCAGCCACCGCTCGGCGTCAATGGCTGCGGCACAACCACTTCCGGCCGCGGTGATGGCCTGGCGGTAGGTGTGGTCGACCAGATCGCCCGCGGCGAAGACACCGTCGAGCGAGGTGTAGGTGGTGCGGCCCTTGACCTGCACGTAACCCTCGTCGTCGACGTCGACCTGGTCGCGCACCAGTGCCGAGCGGGGGTCGTGACCGATCGCGACGAACACACCGGTGACGGCGAGCTCGGAGTCCTCACCGGTTACGGTGTTGCGCAACTTGATTCCCGTCACCTTCGGGTCGCCGACGATTCCGGTGACCTGGGTGTTGGTCAGGAATGTGATCTTCTCGTTCTGCTCGGCGCGCTCCAGCATGATCTTGGAGGCGCGGAACTCTTCGCGACGATGGATCAGGGTGACGCTGCGGGCGAAGCGGGTCAGGAACGTCGCCTCCTCCATCGCGGAGTCGCCGCCGCCGACCACAACGATGTCCTGGTCGCGGAAGAAGAAGCCGTCACAGGTCGCACACGTGCTGACGCCCATCCCGGTCAGTTCCTTCTCGCCGGGGACGCCGAGCTGACGGGCCGCGGCGCCCATCGCCAGGATCACCGCGCGGGCGCGGTGGGTCTCGTCACCGACGGTGACGGTCTTGACCGCGCCGGCCAGATCCACCGAGTCGACGTCCTCCATGCGCAGGTCCGCGCCGAAGCGCAGCGCCTGCTCCCGCATCTCGTCCATCAATTCCGGACCCTGGATCCCGTTGCGGAAGCCGGGGTAGTT carries:
- the trxB gene encoding thioredoxin-disulfide reductase, with product MTSSETIHDVIIVGSGPAGYTAAVYAARAQLKPLVFEGSQFGGALMTTTEVENYPGFRNGIQGPELMDEMREQALRFGADLRMEDVDSVDLAGAVKTVTVGDETHRARAVILAMGAAARQLGVPGEKELTGMGVSTCATCDGFFFRDQDIVVVGGGDSAMEEATFLTRFARSVTLIHRREEFRASKIMLERAEQNEKITFLTNTQVTGIVGDPKVTGIKLRNTVTGEDSELAVTGVFVAIGHDPRSALVRDQVDVDDEGYVQVKGRTTYTSLDGVFAAGDLVDHTYRQAITAAGSGCAAAIDAERWLAEHAEPGERTSTTTDDTDLIGAQQ
- a CDS encoding acetyltransferase — its product is MATRITPLRLEAFEQLPKHARRCVYWEVDPDIVGGGDSLSDPEFEKEAWLSMVMLEWGSCGQLVVECRDTSDDEPPALSDDDPCLGYVFYAPPRSVPRAIRFPTGPVSADAVLLTTLGIEAGQNSDELSHALIGAVVADLVRRGVRALEAYGRTDRVGELAQRDTVPPDCRPVTDALGDCSVEQCVLDADLLLDAGFVVVSHHTYFPRLRLELEQGLGWKAGVEAALERLLESAQLQQPVGAGASCV
- a CDS encoding ParB/RepB/Spo0J family partition protein — encoded protein: MSKQAGKRSGLGRGLASLIPTGPVEGSEPATLGPKMGGAAADVLLGGAPAPAATGTAETNPVGAVYREIAPSQIDPNPKQPRQVFDEEALNELVHSIREFGLMQPIVVRATPVEPGTAPRYQLVMGERRWRAAQQAGVATIPAIVRETTDDNLLRDALLENIHRVQLNPLEEAAAYQQLLEEFGVTHEELASRIGRSRPLITNMIRLLRLPIAVQRRVAAGVLSAGHARALLSLEGGPEVQEELAARIVAEGLSVRATEEAVTLANRNGPTPPAAPRRKPIQMPGLQDVAEQLSTAFDTRVTVSLGKRKGKIVVEFGSVDDLQRIVELMNASQQ
- the trxA gene encoding thioredoxin, whose protein sequence is MSDSSTVTVTDDSFSDDVLSSGTPVLVDFWATWCGPCKMVAPVLEEIASEKAGSLTVAKLDVDENPATARDFQVVSIPTMILFKDGQPVKRIVGAKGKAALLREIADVV
- a CDS encoding N-acetylmuramoyl-L-alanine amidase, with the translated sequence MSSLRRGDRGGAVTEIRAALAALGMLENPDDDLTTGKHVALDLFDEELDRAVRAFQQHRGLLVDGVVGEATYRALKEASYRLGARTLNHQFGAPMYGDDVATLQARLQDLGFYTGLVDGHFGLQTHNALSSYQREYGLYPDGICGPETLRSLYFLGARVTGGSPHAIREEELVRSSGPRLSGKRIILDPGRGGTDHGVIVNGPSGPISEADILWDLASRLEGRMTAIGIETFLSRSATNSPTDAERAATANTVGADMMISLRCATQASSAPNGVASFHFGNSHGSVSTIGRNLADFIQREVVARTGLRDCRVHGRTWDLLRLTRMPTVQVDVGYITNPNDRATLVSPTARDAIAEGILAAVKRLYLLGKNDRPTGTFTFAELLAHELAVEQARRG